The following coding sequences lie in one Fundulus heteroclitus isolate FHET01 chromosome 20, MU-UCD_Fhet_4.1, whole genome shotgun sequence genomic window:
- the zgc:109965 gene encoding nicalin-1 isoform X1 — protein MPLQTGIPAGPDVMLLSTAAVLLMLCAQRMHGSALPAVSSYDFTAYRMQQYNLAQQKHGCRGAIVVAEARSADEPSLTRRCVIMKIQDFTVETYFEALRQNAAAVLILLPQNISSVSHETVKSFMVSENEALQKETLIPVYVVPEDEQLLYMYDEVKQAAASRTSSILVRVLRSMVTATAFQLLVSNNNAIKAITDNTIVALEGALLGTGEDAPTIVITAHYDSYGLAPWLSYGADSNGSGVVILLELARLFQKLYSSSSTRPHYNLLFSLTGGGKYNFLGTKRWIEENLDHAESSLLHDNVAFVLCLDTLAKGDELYVHVSRPPKPDTPLHSFVQQLEEVVFSRFPWVTVGLVHKKINLVESTVAWEHERYSLRRILGFTLSHVEDPKSELRGTILDTMSQVDFRKLKRNGIIIAEALARYMYNLSDKGSPKDIQVFKGQLDFQDSRMSSLMSFLTSVPRAAQLLHKEPGQILLVNSLEQEFKHYLQQVQRHTFRQDKRDPEITFFDQMNQPIVMYRVKPAAFDLFLGGCITAYLGIVYYSIQNFGHLYTKLKAAVKTKHQ, from the exons ATG CCCTTACAGACTGGGATCCCAGCCGGGCCGGACGTGATGCTGCTGAGCactgctgctgttctgctgaTGCTCTGTGCACAGCGCATGCACGGCTCTGCCCTTCCTGCCGTGTCCTCCTATGACTTCACCGCCTACAGGATGCAGCAGTACAATCTGGCGCAGCAGAAGCATG GCTGCCGTGGAGCCATAGTTGTGGCGGAGGCACGCTCTGCAGATGAACCATCGCTGACCCGCCGTTGTGTCATCATGAAGATTCAGGACTTCACTGTGGAGACATACTTTGAGGCCCTGAGAcagaatgctgctgctgtgctgatCTTGTTGCCACAAAACATCTCCAGCGTCTCACACGAGACAGTAAAG TCCTTCATGGTGAGCGAGAATGAGGCCTTGCAGAAGGAAACTCTTATTCCAGTGTATGTTGTTCCTGAGGATGAACAGCTGCTCTACATGTATGATGAAGTGAAGCAGGCGGCCGCCTCACGGACCTCATCCATACTCGTCAGAG TTCTCCGAAGTATGGTCACAGCTACAGCCTTTCAGCTCTTAGTGAGCAACAACAACGCCATTAAGGCTATCACTGACAACACCATAGTTGCATTGGAG GGCGCGCTGCTTGGGACGGGAGAGGATGCTCCCACCATCGTCATCACCGCCCACTATGACTCCTACGGACTAGCTCCG TGGTTGTCATACGGAGCTGACTCTAACGGCAGCGGAGTCGTCATTCTGCTGGAACTGGCACGTCTCTTCCAGAAACTTTACAGCAGCTCCAGCACCAGACCGCA CTATAATTTACTGTTTTCCTTGACTGGAGGAGGAAAATACAACTTCCTTGGCACGAAGAGGTGGATTGAGGAGAATCTTGATCATGCTG AGTCCAGCCTGCTTCATGACAACGTGGCATTCGTCTTGTGTTTGGACACTCTGGCCAAAGGTGATGAGCTGTACGTGCATGTGTCTCGCCCTCCGAAGCCCGACACCCCTCTGCACTCTTTCGTTCAACAGCTGGAGGAG GTTGTGTTCTCCAGATTTCCCTGGGTGACGGTGGGATTGGTGCACAAGAAGATCAATCTTGTAGAGTCAACGGTGGCCTGGGAGCACGAACGCTACAGCCTCCGGAGGATCCTGGGCTTCACTCTATCTCATGTGGAAGATCCCAAATCTGAGCTTCGTGGCACTATACTAGACACAAT GTCTCAAGTGGATTTTAGGAAACTTAAACGAAATGGCATCATCATAGCAGAAGCACTGGCCCGATATATGTACAATCTCTCAGACAAG GGTTCACCAAAGGATATTCAAGTTTTTAAGGGTCAGTTG GACTTTCAGGACAGTCGCATGTCCAGTTTGATGTCCTTTTTGACCTCAGTGCCTCGGGCTGCCCAGCTGCTGCACAAAGAGCCCGGCCAAATCCTGCTGGTCAACTCCCTGGAGCAGGAGTTCAAGCACTACCTGCAGCAGGTCCAGAGACACACCTTCCGGCAGGACAAGAG GGACCCTGAAATCACCTTTTTTGATCAAATGAACCAACCGATTGTGATGTACAG GGTGAAGCCAGCGGCGTTTGATCTCTTCCTGGGAGGATGCATCACTGCCTATTTGGGGATTGTTTATTATTCAATCCAG AATTTTGGGCATCTATACACTAAACTCAAAGCTGCAGTGAAAACCAAGCATCAGTGA
- the zgc:109965 gene encoding nicalin-1 isoform X2, translating into MTGIPAGPDVMLLSTAAVLLMLCAQRMHGSALPAVSSYDFTAYRMQQYNLAQQKHGCRGAIVVAEARSADEPSLTRRCVIMKIQDFTVETYFEALRQNAAAVLILLPQNISSVSHETVKSFMVSENEALQKETLIPVYVVPEDEQLLYMYDEVKQAAASRTSSILVRVLRSMVTATAFQLLVSNNNAIKAITDNTIVALEGALLGTGEDAPTIVITAHYDSYGLAPWLSYGADSNGSGVVILLELARLFQKLYSSSSTRPHYNLLFSLTGGGKYNFLGTKRWIEENLDHAESSLLHDNVAFVLCLDTLAKGDELYVHVSRPPKPDTPLHSFVQQLEEVVFSRFPWVTVGLVHKKINLVESTVAWEHERYSLRRILGFTLSHVEDPKSELRGTILDTMSQVDFRKLKRNGIIIAEALARYMYNLSDKGSPKDIQVFKGQLDFQDSRMSSLMSFLTSVPRAAQLLHKEPGQILLVNSLEQEFKHYLQQVQRHTFRQDKRDPEITFFDQMNQPIVMYRVKPAAFDLFLGGCITAYLGIVYYSIQNFGHLYTKLKAAVKTKHQ; encoded by the exons ATG ACTGGGATCCCAGCCGGGCCGGACGTGATGCTGCTGAGCactgctgctgttctgctgaTGCTCTGTGCACAGCGCATGCACGGCTCTGCCCTTCCTGCCGTGTCCTCCTATGACTTCACCGCCTACAGGATGCAGCAGTACAATCTGGCGCAGCAGAAGCATG GCTGCCGTGGAGCCATAGTTGTGGCGGAGGCACGCTCTGCAGATGAACCATCGCTGACCCGCCGTTGTGTCATCATGAAGATTCAGGACTTCACTGTGGAGACATACTTTGAGGCCCTGAGAcagaatgctgctgctgtgctgatCTTGTTGCCACAAAACATCTCCAGCGTCTCACACGAGACAGTAAAG TCCTTCATGGTGAGCGAGAATGAGGCCTTGCAGAAGGAAACTCTTATTCCAGTGTATGTTGTTCCTGAGGATGAACAGCTGCTCTACATGTATGATGAAGTGAAGCAGGCGGCCGCCTCACGGACCTCATCCATACTCGTCAGAG TTCTCCGAAGTATGGTCACAGCTACAGCCTTTCAGCTCTTAGTGAGCAACAACAACGCCATTAAGGCTATCACTGACAACACCATAGTTGCATTGGAG GGCGCGCTGCTTGGGACGGGAGAGGATGCTCCCACCATCGTCATCACCGCCCACTATGACTCCTACGGACTAGCTCCG TGGTTGTCATACGGAGCTGACTCTAACGGCAGCGGAGTCGTCATTCTGCTGGAACTGGCACGTCTCTTCCAGAAACTTTACAGCAGCTCCAGCACCAGACCGCA CTATAATTTACTGTTTTCCTTGACTGGAGGAGGAAAATACAACTTCCTTGGCACGAAGAGGTGGATTGAGGAGAATCTTGATCATGCTG AGTCCAGCCTGCTTCATGACAACGTGGCATTCGTCTTGTGTTTGGACACTCTGGCCAAAGGTGATGAGCTGTACGTGCATGTGTCTCGCCCTCCGAAGCCCGACACCCCTCTGCACTCTTTCGTTCAACAGCTGGAGGAG GTTGTGTTCTCCAGATTTCCCTGGGTGACGGTGGGATTGGTGCACAAGAAGATCAATCTTGTAGAGTCAACGGTGGCCTGGGAGCACGAACGCTACAGCCTCCGGAGGATCCTGGGCTTCACTCTATCTCATGTGGAAGATCCCAAATCTGAGCTTCGTGGCACTATACTAGACACAAT GTCTCAAGTGGATTTTAGGAAACTTAAACGAAATGGCATCATCATAGCAGAAGCACTGGCCCGATATATGTACAATCTCTCAGACAAG GGTTCACCAAAGGATATTCAAGTTTTTAAGGGTCAGTTG GACTTTCAGGACAGTCGCATGTCCAGTTTGATGTCCTTTTTGACCTCAGTGCCTCGGGCTGCCCAGCTGCTGCACAAAGAGCCCGGCCAAATCCTGCTGGTCAACTCCCTGGAGCAGGAGTTCAAGCACTACCTGCAGCAGGTCCAGAGACACACCTTCCGGCAGGACAAGAG GGACCCTGAAATCACCTTTTTTGATCAAATGAACCAACCGATTGTGATGTACAG GGTGAAGCCAGCGGCGTTTGATCTCTTCCTGGGAGGATGCATCACTGCCTATTTGGGGATTGTTTATTATTCAATCCAG AATTTTGGGCATCTATACACTAAACTCAAAGCTGCAGTGAAAACCAAGCATCAGTGA
- the zgc:109965 gene encoding nicalin-1 isoform X3 — MPLQTGIPAGPDVMLLSTAAVLLMLCAQRMHGSALPAVSSYDFTAYRMQQYNLAQQKHGCRGAIVVAEARSADEPSLTRRCVIMKIQDFTVETYFEALRQNAAAVLILLPQNISSVSHETVKSFMVSENEALQKETLIPVYVVPEDEQLLYMYDEVKQAAASRTSSILVRVLRSMVTATAFQLLVSNNNAIKAITDNTIVALEGALLGTGEDAPTIVITAHYDSYGLAPWLSYGADSNGSGVVILLELARLFQKLYSSSSTRPHYNLLFSLTGGGKYNFLGTKRWIEENLDHAESSLLHDNVAFVLCLDTLAKGDELYVHVSRPPKPDTPLHSFVQQLEEVVFSRFPWVTVGLVHKKINLVESTVAWEHERYSLRRILGFTLSHVEDPKSELRGTILDTMSQVDFRKLKRNGIIIAEALARYMYNLSDKGSPKDIQVFKGQLDFQDSRMSSLMSFLTSVPRAAQLLHKEPGQILLVNSLEQEFKHYLQQVQRHTFRQDKRDPEITFFDQMNQPIVMYRVKPAAFDLFLGGCITAYLGIVYYSIQVPCSW; from the exons ATG CCCTTACAGACTGGGATCCCAGCCGGGCCGGACGTGATGCTGCTGAGCactgctgctgttctgctgaTGCTCTGTGCACAGCGCATGCACGGCTCTGCCCTTCCTGCCGTGTCCTCCTATGACTTCACCGCCTACAGGATGCAGCAGTACAATCTGGCGCAGCAGAAGCATG GCTGCCGTGGAGCCATAGTTGTGGCGGAGGCACGCTCTGCAGATGAACCATCGCTGACCCGCCGTTGTGTCATCATGAAGATTCAGGACTTCACTGTGGAGACATACTTTGAGGCCCTGAGAcagaatgctgctgctgtgctgatCTTGTTGCCACAAAACATCTCCAGCGTCTCACACGAGACAGTAAAG TCCTTCATGGTGAGCGAGAATGAGGCCTTGCAGAAGGAAACTCTTATTCCAGTGTATGTTGTTCCTGAGGATGAACAGCTGCTCTACATGTATGATGAAGTGAAGCAGGCGGCCGCCTCACGGACCTCATCCATACTCGTCAGAG TTCTCCGAAGTATGGTCACAGCTACAGCCTTTCAGCTCTTAGTGAGCAACAACAACGCCATTAAGGCTATCACTGACAACACCATAGTTGCATTGGAG GGCGCGCTGCTTGGGACGGGAGAGGATGCTCCCACCATCGTCATCACCGCCCACTATGACTCCTACGGACTAGCTCCG TGGTTGTCATACGGAGCTGACTCTAACGGCAGCGGAGTCGTCATTCTGCTGGAACTGGCACGTCTCTTCCAGAAACTTTACAGCAGCTCCAGCACCAGACCGCA CTATAATTTACTGTTTTCCTTGACTGGAGGAGGAAAATACAACTTCCTTGGCACGAAGAGGTGGATTGAGGAGAATCTTGATCATGCTG AGTCCAGCCTGCTTCATGACAACGTGGCATTCGTCTTGTGTTTGGACACTCTGGCCAAAGGTGATGAGCTGTACGTGCATGTGTCTCGCCCTCCGAAGCCCGACACCCCTCTGCACTCTTTCGTTCAACAGCTGGAGGAG GTTGTGTTCTCCAGATTTCCCTGGGTGACGGTGGGATTGGTGCACAAGAAGATCAATCTTGTAGAGTCAACGGTGGCCTGGGAGCACGAACGCTACAGCCTCCGGAGGATCCTGGGCTTCACTCTATCTCATGTGGAAGATCCCAAATCTGAGCTTCGTGGCACTATACTAGACACAAT GTCTCAAGTGGATTTTAGGAAACTTAAACGAAATGGCATCATCATAGCAGAAGCACTGGCCCGATATATGTACAATCTCTCAGACAAG GGTTCACCAAAGGATATTCAAGTTTTTAAGGGTCAGTTG GACTTTCAGGACAGTCGCATGTCCAGTTTGATGTCCTTTTTGACCTCAGTGCCTCGGGCTGCCCAGCTGCTGCACAAAGAGCCCGGCCAAATCCTGCTGGTCAACTCCCTGGAGCAGGAGTTCAAGCACTACCTGCAGCAGGTCCAGAGACACACCTTCCGGCAGGACAAGAG GGACCCTGAAATCACCTTTTTTGATCAAATGAACCAACCGATTGTGATGTACAG GGTGAAGCCAGCGGCGTTTGATCTCTTCCTGGGAGGATGCATCACTGCCTATTTGGGGATTGTTTATTATTCAATCCAG GTTCCCTGTTCCTGGTGA
- the LOC105931876 gene encoding uncharacterized protein LOC105931876 isoform X2, producing the protein MLHDFQARWRQGVDKQQDRRLKMGPQLYSTMYKEHFRSPGVAKKAELRPTSANRRNNPQPRPDFLFPHSLRPSYRPTRTMPRPLPPVDNGRPLFPPVNRSLPLNPVSACPENPLGQKNSDSPQHMPPISDRAQKLQLIETPAANDGQRIIRGMSIRSQHDNSGHKQDLSFKQDLRRATLLQLRLFTASRGRLTGNAALRELRILVTATAASTW; encoded by the exons ATGCTGCATGACTTTCAGGCTCGCTGGAGGCAAGGTGTGGATAAACAGCAAGACAGAAGACTCAAGATGGGTCCACAGCTCTACAGCACAATGTACAAAGAGCATTTCAGATCTCCAGGCGTAGCAAAAAAGGCTGAACTTCGACCCACCTCAGCCAACCGCAGGAACAACCCTCAGCCACGGCCG gacttcctgtttccccACAGTCTCCGGCCCAGCTACAGGCCAACACGCACAATGCCCCGCCCTTTGCCCCCTGTGGACAATGGCCGGCCCCTTTTCCCCCCCGTGAACCGTTCCTTGCCTCTCAATCCTGTCTCGGCATGTCCAGAGAACCCTTTAGGCCAAAAGAATTCAGACAGCCCACAGCACATGCCTCCTATCAGTGACAGGGCGCAGAAACTGCAGCTGATAGAGACTCCTGCTGCCAATGACG GACAGCGGATAATCAGAGGAATGTCAATCCGCTCTCAGCACGACAACTCAG GCCACAAGCAGGATCTCAGTTTCAAGCAAGACCTCAGACGAGCAACCCTTCTGCAGCTGCGGCTCTTCACTGCTTCACGCGGACGCCTTACAGGAAATGCTGCTCTACGAGAGCTAAGGATTTTAG TGACTGCTACAGCTGCTTCCACGTGGTGA
- the LOC105931876 gene encoding uncharacterized protein LOC105931876 isoform X1, protein MLHDFQARWRQGVDKQQDRRLKMGPQLYSTMYKEHFRSPGVAKKAELRPTSANRRNNPQPRPDFLFPHSLRPSYRPTRTMPRPLPPVDNGRPLFPPVNRSLPLNPVSACPENPLGQKNSDSPQHMPPISDRAQKLQLIETPAANDGQLPTSLRSPNKTADNQRNVNPLSARQLRPQAGSQFQARPQTSNPSAAAALHCFTRTPYRKCCSTRAKDFSDCYSCFHVVRPYQASHYVIHPEFVSESLY, encoded by the exons ATGCTGCATGACTTTCAGGCTCGCTGGAGGCAAGGTGTGGATAAACAGCAAGACAGAAGACTCAAGATGGGTCCACAGCTCTACAGCACAATGTACAAAGAGCATTTCAGATCTCCAGGCGTAGCAAAAAAGGCTGAACTTCGACCCACCTCAGCCAACCGCAGGAACAACCCTCAGCCACGGCCG gacttcctgtttccccACAGTCTCCGGCCCAGCTACAGGCCAACACGCACAATGCCCCGCCCTTTGCCCCCTGTGGACAATGGCCGGCCCCTTTTCCCCCCCGTGAACCGTTCCTTGCCTCTCAATCCTGTCTCGGCATGTCCAGAGAACCCTTTAGGCCAAAAGAATTCAGACAGCCCACAGCACATGCCTCCTATCAGTGACAGGGCGCAGAAACTGCAGCTGATAGAGACTCCTGCTGCCAATGACGGTCAGCTTCCCACATCTCTGAGGAGCCCCAATAA GACAGCGGATAATCAGAGGAATGTCAATCCGCTCTCAGCACGACAACTCAG GCCACAAGCAGGATCTCAGTTTCAAGCAAGACCTCAGACGAGCAACCCTTCTGCAGCTGCGGCTCTTCACTGCTTCACGCGGACGCCTTACAGGAAATGCTGCTCTACGAGAGCTAAGGATTTTAG TGACTGCTACAGCTGCTTCCACGTGGTGAGGCCCTACCAAGCCTCTCACTACGTCATACACCCAGAGTTTGTCTCTGAAAGCCTTTATTAG